Proteins encoded by one window of Salmo trutta chromosome 17, fSalTru1.1, whole genome shotgun sequence:
- the LOC115152083 gene encoding C-Jun-amino-terminal kinase-interacting protein 2, which yields MADRDEMFSLSTFHSLSPPGCRPAHDISLEEFDDEDLSEITDDCGIGLNYDSDPYEKDCLILEKSDIHHPVCSFQDDFQEFEMIDDEDEEEEDEEEVDPDAPPSPSASLPPSPTLGTLKSRPTTLNLTTTLSLSQDSLNNNSSLSPKKGSWQHSLRKPTSQGRLSPTHSCLEDGSHVTGQCPSQTAPQAPASQSKGSFGQHKSHLGSDEVINSSADPSTLTSRVSSLDDHSQCSDTEVDHDLNNADHNHKRSRSCMSTQRRPTDTYTVTTESGLDRELENDPDGTSRCLSSTAPIGGNDGADTPLSGEELEKDFDVEFMCKETYDMACKENQSLVYVEFPSIEPCELAFFSSYMPSSRSDVLDQSRSTDQSELPATANEAANDSTSPSSDPGIADMNAKRCYATSDQEHDLSSPGSESDIEGELEAAFACGGPLVSNMISSISETELDMTSEDSSSGRSSHLTNSIEEASSPTSDQELGPDNELEQDSRIVGMKVSLLLGHPNPIKVGLPSPSPLPNLSLATPPPADSPILPPEPYDDGQALMGLQSVDDYDELPYEHQADPDEALPPPPCCEDRISKQMVLQIEPDHSLESFKCSFYLPVESRLIPTHADDYDGNSEGESESESEDELSENSDSPWLLNNLVNKMILEGSYPISCPEDCFKRSVSVSDTISPSSDIEPDAFTDAAGEKMLKSGTKESKDKKGKGLKKEWKEREKSAELPKWNTGKANDRFGPCLYKSNPTADTIRPVIVERYGNRVSTDNNHTQDSEKEIPSPKSGKNTKRKDEKEDDDDTVEPDNDLMMLEGRKELDSPSLSESVAIDKDKGRETEAKPTGRSTASLERINTVKHSMTLDIPTSQTNRCFSLTYSTDNDEEEEEGDSSPFLSCLRKQSSYGGSHQYLDSSPPIDESVRDLTLLEQEHTLCERDLPLQSQPDDHGLAYDSMKYTLVVDENTTLELVSLRRCTSVLSDDSELSTLCDDDPLGMGEVGYFRGNGGVRPELLSSSEDSSPEADMHFSKKFLNVFVNSTSRSSSTESFGLFSCTINGEERDQTHRAVYRFIPRHVDELELDVDDPLYVEEEEDDYWYRGYNMRTGEMGIFPAFYAHEVIGQFKEIMGVKRNPAWMDSFSVQFLGSVEVPYHQGNGILCAAMQKIAIARKRTVHVRPPSLCELEISLQGVKLVMSLEDEYDTLDEFDRCSHFFQMKNISFCGCHPKNNCYFGFITKHPMLNRFACHVFVSQESMRRVAESVGRAFQEYYQEHLEYACPTEDIYLE from the exons gactGTCTTATTCTGGAGAAGAGCGATATTCACCACCCGGTCTGCTCCTTCCAGGATGACTTCCAGGAGTTTGAGATGATCGATgacgaggatgaggaagaggaggatgaagaggaggtggACCCTGACGCTCCACCCTCCCCCtccgcttcccttcctccttcccctacCCTGGGCACGCTGAAGAGCCGGCCCACCACCCTTAAcctcaccaccactctctctctctctcaggactcATTGAACAACAACAGCAGTCTTTCTCCAAAGAAGGGCAGCTGGCAGCACTCTCTACGCAAGCCCACCTCACAAG GCCGTCTGTCTCCAACCCACTCTTGTCTGGAAGATGGGAGCCACGTGACAGGCCAGTGCCCTTCCCAAACAGCCCCCCAGGCCCCAGCGTCCCAGAGCAAAG GCTCCTTCGGTCAACACAAGTCTCACCTGGGCTCTGACGAGGTCATTAACTCCTCAGCCGACCCTTCAACTCTGACCTCCAGAGTTTCATCCCTGGATGACCACTCCCAGTGCTCTGACACCGAGGTCGACCACGACCTCAACAAcgctgaccacaaccacaaacgTTCACGGTCCTGCATGTCCACCCAGCGACGTCCCACCGACACCTACACGGTCACCACTGAGTCAGGCCTGGACCGGGAACTGGAAAACGACCCAGACGGGACCAGCCGATGCCTGTCCTCCACTGCTCCCATTGGGGGGAATGACGGAGCTGACACCCCTTTGTCAGGTGAGGAGCTGGAGAAAGATTTTGATGTAGAGTTCATGTGTAAGGAGACCTATGACATGGCATGTAAGGAGAACCAGAGCTTAGTCTACGTTGAGTTCCCCTCCATCGAGCCCTGTGAGCTGGCTTTTTTCTCCAGCTATATGCCATCAAGCCGCTCCGATGTTCTCGACCAATCCAGAAGCACTGACCAGAGCGAGCTTCCAGCTACAGCCAATGAGGCAGCCAATGACTCTACCTCTCCGTCCTCGGACCCTGGCATTGCTGACATGAACGCCAAGCGGTGCTACGCCACCTCAGACCAAGAGCATGACCTGAGCTCTCCCGGGTCAGAATCAGACATTGAGGGGGAGCTGGAGGCAGCGTTTGCCTGCGGAGGACCCCTGGTCTCCAATATGATCTCCTCCATCTCAGAGACAGAGCTGGACATGACCAGTGAGGACAGTAGTAGTGGACGCTCCTCCCACCTCACCAACTCCATTGAGGAGGCCAGCTCACCCACCTCCGACCAGGAACTGGGCCCTGACAATGAGTTAGAACAGGACAGCAGAATTGTGGGAATGAAGGTATCGCTCCTCCTTGGCCACCCAAACCCCATCAAAGTGGGCTTACCCTCACCTTCACCACTACCCAACCTCAGCCTAGCCACCCCCCCccctgctgactcccccatcctgCCCCCAGAGCCCTATGATGACGGCCAGGCTCTGATGGGCCTACAGAGTGTAGATGATTATGATGAATTGCCCTATGAGCACCAGGCTGACCCAGATGAGGCCCTGCCCCCACCCCCGTGCTGTGAGGACAGAATCTCCAAACAGATGGTACTCCAGATAGAACCCGACCACAGCCTGGAGAGCTTCAAATGCTCCTTCTACCTGCCAGTGGAATCCAGACTTATACCCACTCACGCTGACGACTACGACGGTAACAGTGAGGGAGAGTCCGAGTCGGAGAGCGAGGACGAGCTGAGCGAGAATTCAGACTCACCCTGGTTGCTTAACAACCTGGTGAACAAGATGATCTTGGAGGGGTCTTATCCAATTAGCTGTCCCGAGGACTGTTTCAAGAGGTCAGTGTCCGTCTCGGACACCATCTCACCCTCCTCAGACATCGAGCCAGACGCGTTCACCGACGCTGCGGGTGAAAAAATGCTGAAATCTGGGACAAAGGAATCGAAGGATAAAAAAGGGAAGGGTCTGAAGAAggagtggaaggagagagagaagagtgcaGAGCTGCCCAAATGGAATACAGGGAAAGCCAACGATAGATTTGGCCCCTGTCTGTACAAGAGCAATCCCACAGCTGACACCATCAGACCGGTGATCGTGGAGCGTTATGGCAACAGGGTATCTACAGACAACAATCACACTCAGGACTCTGAGAAAGAAATCCCCAGCCCTAAATCAGGCAAAAACACCAAGAGGAAGGATGAAAAAGAGGATGATGACGATACTGTGGAGCCCGATAACGACCTGATGATgctggaggggaggaaggagctgGACTCTCCCAGTCTGAGTGAAAGCGTGGCGATTGACAAGGACAAGGGACGCGAGACGGAGGCCAAGCCCACCGGACGCTCTACGGCCTCCCTGGAACGCATTAACACGGTCAAACACAGCATGACCCTGGACATCCCCACGTCCCAGACCAACCGATGCTTCAGCCTCACCTACTCCACTGACAAcgatgaggaagaggaagagggagactcCTCCCCGTTCCTGAGCTGCCTGAGGAAGCAGTCATCCTACGGTGGCAGCCACCAGTACCTGGATAGCTCTCCGCCCATCGACGAGAGCGTCCGGGACCTCACCCTGTTGGAGCAGGAACACACCCTGTGTGAGAGAGACCTCCCTCTGCAGTCCCAGCCGGATGACCATGGTCTGGCATACGACTCCATGAAGTACACTCTGGTGGTGGATGAGAACACTACACTGGAGCTGGTCAGTCTCAGGAG ATGTACCTCTGTGCTGAGTGATGACAGTGAGCTGTCTACACTGTGTGATGATGACCCTCTAGGGATGGGGGAGGTGGGGTACTTCCGGGGGAACGGAGGGGTGCGGCCAGAACTCCTCAGCTCGTCAGAAGACTCCTCACCTGAGGCTGACATGCACTTCTCCAAGAAGTTCCTCAACGTGTTTGTCAACAGCACCTCACGATCCTCTA GTACAGAGTCATTTGGGCTGTTCTCCTGTACCAtcaatggagaggagagggaccaGACACACAGGGCTGTATACAG GTTTATCCCCAGACATGTTGATGAGTTGGAGCTGGATGTGGACGACCCTCTGTatgtcgaggaggaggaggatgactaCTGGTACAGAGGCTACAACATGCGGACGGGAGAGATGGGGATATTCCCTGCCTTCTATGCCCATGAGGTCATAGGGCAGTTCAAGGAGATAATGG GAGTGAAGAGGAACCCAGCCTGGATGGACAGTTTCAGCGTTCAGTTCCTGGGTTCTGTGGAGGTGCCGTATCACCAAGGCAATGGTATACTCTGTGCCGCCATGCAGAAG ATTGCGATAGCGCGGAAGCGGACGGTCCATGTGAGACCCCCCTCTCTGTGTGAGCTGGAGATTAGTTTACAAGGGGTTAAACTGGTGATGAGCCTGGAGGACGAATATGACACTTTGGAtgag tTTGACAGATGTAGTCACTTCTTCCAGATGAAGAACATCTCTTTCTGTGGATGCCATCCCAAAAACAATTG CTACTTTGGCTTCATCACTAAACACCCCATGCTGAACAGGTTCGCCTGCCACGTCTTTGTCTCCCAGGAGTCAATGCGGCGTGTGGCCGAGAGTGTTGG